The following proteins are co-located in the Deinococcus aquaedulcis genome:
- a CDS encoding AI-2E family transporter, with protein sequence MTRPPPLPHQPLNAFQYAWRKPWVRLAVFALAAYLLYRLVGQVRTVVIDFVVAFLIAYLANPLLNWLEKGRVKRGLGVFFVILMFVALFSLAGILLATVSAQLITLFRQLPEQIGSLGEVLDRVSSWLSARGVPGLDDARDRLITAAQTYVQNIGRNIVPILQNALNSTGTVLSGLLSIGGMVGQILLILLMSIYLMLDYSRVNAALLAIFPRPWQPRVLEFSELTGTAVGGYVRGQLLIAVFIGVFVWVGLTLVGIPSAAAIGFLAGAFNIVPYLGPIIGATPAILLALTLPGAWIKILLVIVVFVAANQIEGNFLSPYILSRTTDLHPITVLVAILVGASLLGFAGALLAVPTVALGKLALHRYYYPSRIYTEGP encoded by the coding sequence GTGACCCGCCCTCCCCCCCTGCCCCACCAGCCGCTCAATGCCTTTCAGTACGCATGGCGCAAACCCTGGGTCCGCCTCGCGGTCTTTGCGCTCGCTGCGTATCTGCTCTACCGCCTTGTGGGACAGGTGCGCACAGTGGTCATTGACTTTGTCGTGGCGTTCCTGATCGCTTACCTGGCCAATCCGCTACTCAACTGGCTGGAAAAGGGCCGGGTCAAACGCGGCCTGGGCGTCTTTTTCGTGATTCTGATGTTTGTGGCGCTCTTCAGTTTGGCTGGCATCCTGCTGGCCACCGTCTCGGCGCAGCTGATCACGCTGTTTCGCCAGCTGCCGGAACAGATCGGCTCGCTGGGTGAGGTCCTGGACCGCGTGTCCTCGTGGCTCAGCGCGCGGGGGGTGCCGGGGTTGGACGACGCCCGCGACCGCCTGATCACCGCTGCCCAGACCTACGTGCAGAACATTGGCCGCAACATCGTGCCCATCCTGCAAAACGCCCTGAACTCTACCGGCACTGTGCTCAGCGGCCTGCTGTCCATTGGCGGCATGGTGGGCCAGATTCTGCTGATTCTGCTCATGAGCATCTACCTGATGCTGGACTACAGCCGGGTGAACGCCGCGCTGCTGGCCATTTTCCCCCGCCCCTGGCAGCCGCGCGTGCTGGAATTCAGTGAGCTGACGGGCACCGCCGTGGGCGGCTACGTGCGCGGGCAGCTGCTGATCGCAGTGTTTATCGGGGTCTTCGTGTGGGTGGGCCTCACGCTGGTGGGCATTCCCAGCGCCGCCGCCATCGGCTTTCTGGCGGGGGCCTTCAACATCGTGCCGTACCTGGGGCCCATCATCGGCGCCACCCCGGCCATCCTGCTGGCCCTCACGCTGCCGGGCGCGTGGATCAAGATTCTGCTGGTGATCGTGGTGTTCGTGGCCGCCAACCAGATTGAGGGCAACTTTCTCAGTCCGTACATTCTCAGCAGAACTACGGACCTGCATCCCATCACGGTCCTGGTGGCCATTCTGGTGGGGGCCTCGCTGCTGGGCTTTGCGGGGGCGCTGCTGGCCGTCCCCACCGTGGCGCTGGGCAAGCTGGCCCTGCACCGCTATTACTACCCCAGCCGTATCTACACCGAAGGGCCCTGA
- a CDS encoding GGDEF domain-containing protein: MHVPAPPSASSDPADLSFRERRLLGRLVLPGGALAVALPLWLHAASPFLGAFDQAALPVLLGLLAALSVLSWTRLPLGWTETALVSVLNGFAVLRLGNLLADSTLAAGERAALLSTTLPWTIVALMLNAWVFPGMAALRLNFMVLCGLVLCMLAWWPQGTGPERLYLLTTLVQLVLATLAVLAAQLVATRHTSLVTRLARQAMADAHTDVLTGLPNRRALMLALEGLAEPLSMDGPRLVAALVDVDHFKRINDDHGHPRGDEVLRALAVQLRGHQPAGGVVGRYGGEEFLCLLHLPDETAALEFCERLRSRVSREPLAGLPITVSVGVAVMGAPVHGPTLLDAADEALYQAKRAGRNRVHLAAPVAERYERQRSPVALKT, translated from the coding sequence ATGCACGTCCCTGCGCCGCCGAGCGCCAGTTCTGACCCGGCGGATCTGTCTTTCCGGGAGCGGCGGTTGCTGGGCCGGCTCGTGTTGCCAGGGGGCGCACTGGCGGTGGCCCTGCCGCTGTGGCTGCACGCCGCCTCGCCGTTTCTGGGCGCCTTTGATCAGGCGGCGCTGCCGGTCTTGCTGGGGCTGCTGGCCGCGCTTTCAGTGCTCAGCTGGACGCGCCTGCCGCTGGGCTGGACCGAAACGGCGCTGGTGTCGGTGCTGAACGGCTTTGCGGTGCTGCGTTTGGGGAACCTGCTGGCCGACAGCACCCTGGCCGCCGGGGAGCGCGCCGCGCTGCTGAGCACCACCCTGCCCTGGACCATCGTGGCCCTGATGCTCAATGCCTGGGTGTTTCCGGGCATGGCGGCGCTGCGCCTGAACTTTATGGTGCTGTGTGGGCTCGTACTGTGCATGCTGGCGTGGTGGCCCCAGGGCACGGGCCCGGAACGGCTTTATCTGCTCACCACGCTGGTGCAACTGGTGCTGGCCACCCTGGCGGTGCTGGCCGCGCAGCTGGTGGCCACCCGCCACACCTCGCTGGTGACCCGTCTGGCCCGGCAGGCGATGGCCGACGCCCATACCGACGTGCTGACTGGGCTGCCCAACCGCCGCGCCCTGATGCTGGCTCTGGAAGGCCTGGCCGAGCCGCTTTCGATGGACGGGCCCCGGTTGGTGGCGGCGCTGGTGGATGTGGACCACTTCAAGCGCATCAACGACGACCACGGGCACCCCCGGGGCGACGAGGTGCTGCGCGCACTGGCGGTACAGCTGCGGGGGCACCAGCCGGCGGGGGGCGTGGTGGGGCGCTACGGCGGCGAGGAGTTCCTTTGCCTGCTGCACCTGCCCGACGAAACCGCTGCCCTGGAATTCTGCGAGCGCCTGCGCAGCCGCGTCTCGCGCGAGCCGCTGGCTGGGCTGCCCATCACCGTGAGCGTGGGCGTGGCGGTGATGGGCGCCCCGGTCCACGGCCCCACCCTGCTGGACGCCGCCGACGAGGCGCTGTATCAGGCCAAGCGCGCCGGGCGCAACCGCGTGCATCTGGCCGCCCCGGTGGCGGAGCGGTACGAACGTCAGCGCTCACCTGTGGCCCTGAAAACCTGA
- the rplQ gene encoding 50S ribosomal protein L17 — protein MRHGKAGRKLNRNSSSRVALARAQATALLREGRIQTTLTKAKELRPYVEKLITTAKGGDLHARRLVARDIHDNAVVRKVMDEVAPKYADRQGGYTRILRVGTRRGDGVTMALIELV, from the coding sequence ATGCGTCACGGTAAAGCCGGTCGCAAGCTCAACCGCAACAGCAGCAGCCGCGTGGCCCTGGCCCGTGCCCAGGCCACCGCCCTGCTGCGCGAGGGCCGTATCCAGACGACCCTCACCAAGGCCAAAGAGCTGCGCCCCTACGTTGAGAAACTGATCACCACCGCCAAGGGCGGTGACCTGCACGCCCGCCGTCTGGTGGCCCGCGACATCCACGACAACGCCGTGGTGCGCAAGGTCATGGACGAAGTGGCGCCCAAGTACGCCGACCGCCAGGGGGGCTACACCCGCATTCTGCGCGTGGGCACCCGTCGTGGCGACGGCGTGACCATGGCCCTGATCGAACTCGTCTAA
- a CDS encoding DNA-directed RNA polymerase subunit alpha: MDQKRPQLKARVDGDYGEFVLEPLTRGYGVTIGNPIRRILMSSIPGTAVTSVYIEDVLHEFSTIPGVKEDVIQIILNLKELVVKFHASGPKTLTLRAQGEGVVRASAFEVPSDAEIVNPDLVIATLAEDGKLVMEVRVEEGEGYVPADKHATKDRINSIPVDAVFSPVRRVAYHVENTRVGQQTDLDRLILRVWTDGSTGPQDALDKAVEILRDELTVFGNVETLPAAAPEYQQPVYTPAPSAPNVYDLPPATGSVNLNPGDYPAELDTPRVTLEGLGLTTRVLHSLKEEGIDSVDALCALSDRDLKKVPGIGERSLDEIKQQLAQFGLALRD; this comes from the coding sequence GTGGATCAAAAGCGCCCTCAACTCAAAGCCCGCGTGGACGGCGACTACGGCGAATTCGTCCTGGAGCCGCTCACGCGCGGTTACGGCGTCACCATCGGGAACCCCATCCGGCGCATCCTGATGTCCTCGATCCCGGGCACGGCTGTCACCAGCGTGTACATCGAGGACGTCCTGCACGAGTTCTCCACCATCCCTGGCGTCAAGGAAGACGTCATCCAGATCATCCTGAACCTCAAGGAACTCGTGGTGAAGTTCCACGCCTCCGGGCCCAAGACCCTGACCCTGCGCGCGCAGGGCGAGGGCGTGGTGCGCGCCAGTGCCTTTGAGGTCCCCAGCGACGCGGAAATCGTCAACCCTGACCTCGTGATCGCCACGCTGGCCGAAGACGGCAAGCTGGTGATGGAGGTGCGCGTGGAAGAAGGCGAAGGCTACGTCCCCGCCGACAAGCACGCCACCAAGGACCGCATCAACTCCATTCCGGTGGACGCGGTGTTCTCGCCAGTTAGGCGCGTGGCCTACCACGTGGAAAACACCCGCGTGGGCCAGCAGACCGACCTGGACCGCCTGATTCTGCGCGTCTGGACCGACGGCAGCACCGGGCCCCAGGACGCGCTGGACAAGGCTGTGGAGATCCTGCGCGACGAACTGACGGTGTTCGGCAACGTGGAAACCTTGCCGGCCGCCGCCCCCGAGTACCAGCAGCCGGTTTACACCCCCGCGCCCAGCGCGCCCAACGTGTACGACCTGCCCCCCGCCACCGGCAGCGTGAACCTGAACCCCGGCGATTACCCCGCCGAACTGGACACGCCCCGCGTGACCCTCGAAGGCCTGGGCCTGACCACCCGCGTGCTGCATTCCCTCAAGGAAGAAGGCATCGACTCGGTGGACGCCCTGTGCGCCCTGTCCGACCGCGACCTGAAGAAGGTGCCCGGCATTGGCGAGCGCAGCCTCGATGAAATCAAGCAGCAACTGGCCCAGTTCGGCCTGGCGCTGCGCGACTGA
- the rpsD gene encoding 30S ribosomal protein S4, whose protein sequence is MGRFRGSITKQSRREGINLAETEKVQKYLDRRPYAPGQHGQRRGRGRPSDYSVRLREKQKLARLYGIGEKQFRNLFEEAANVPGVTGTVFLQLLERRLDNVVFRMGFASTRRQARQFVGHGHILVNGKRVDIPSYRVKIGDEITVAEPARKIGFIQENMEAQKRRRVSPWVELDAENFKGTFSRLPAREDLALPINENFIIEYYSR, encoded by the coding sequence ATGGGTCGTTTCCGTGGTTCCATTACCAAGCAGAGCCGCCGCGAAGGCATCAACCTCGCGGAGACCGAAAAAGTCCAGAAGTATCTGGACCGCCGCCCCTACGCGCCCGGCCAGCACGGCCAGCGCCGTGGCCGTGGCCGTCCCAGCGACTACTCGGTGCGCCTGCGTGAAAAGCAGAAGCTCGCCCGCCTGTACGGCATTGGCGAAAAGCAGTTCCGTAACCTCTTCGAGGAAGCGGCCAACGTTCCCGGCGTGACCGGCACCGTGTTCCTGCAGCTGCTGGAGCGCCGCCTGGACAACGTGGTGTTCCGCATGGGCTTTGCCAGCACCCGCCGTCAGGCCCGCCAGTTCGTGGGTCACGGGCACATTCTGGTGAACGGCAAGCGCGTGGACATCCCCAGCTACCGCGTCAAGATCGGCGACGAGATTACCGTGGCCGAGCCGGCGCGCAAGATCGGCTTTATTCAGGAGAACATGGAAGCGCAAAAGCGCCGCCGCGTGAGCCCCTGGGTCGAACTGGACGCCGAGAACTTCAAGGGCACCTTCTCCCGCCTGCCTGCGCGTGAAGACCTCGCCCTGCCCATCAACGAGAACTTCATCATCGAGTACTACTCGCGCTAA
- the rpsK gene encoding 30S ribosomal protein S11, whose product MAKSTKGKTPRRARRNISAGRAYVHASYNNTIVTITDLEGNSVAWSSGGTIGYKGSKKGTPYAAQLAAADAVKKAVQTFGMNVVDVIVRGSGSGREQAIRAIQASGIEVKSIMDDTPVPHNGCRPKKKFRA is encoded by the coding sequence ATGGCGAAGAGCACCAAAGGCAAGACCCCGCGCCGCGCCCGGCGCAACATCAGCGCTGGCCGCGCGTACGTGCACGCCAGCTACAACAACACCATCGTGACCATCACCGACCTCGAAGGCAACTCTGTGGCCTGGTCGAGCGGCGGCACGATTGGCTACAAGGGCAGCAAGAAGGGCACCCCCTACGCCGCCCAGCTGGCCGCTGCCGACGCCGTGAAGAAGGCCGTGCAGACCTTCGGCATGAACGTGGTGGACGTGATTGTGCGTGGCTCGGGCTCCGGCCGCGAGCAGGCCATCCGCGCCATTCAGGCCAGCGGCATTGAAGTGAAGTCCATCATGGACGACACCCCCGTGCCCCACAACGGCTGCCGCCCCAAGAAGAAGTTCCGCGCCTAA
- the rpsM gene encoding 30S ribosomal protein S13 — translation MARIAGVDLPREKRVEIALTYIYGIGLTRAKEVLARTGINADTRVKNLSEAEQSTLREAIEKTYKVEGDLRSEVGQNIKRLMDIGAYRGLRHRRGLPVRGQRTKTNARTRKGPRKTVAGKKKATRK, via the coding sequence ATGGCGCGTATTGCTGGCGTTGACCTGCCCCGCGAAAAGCGCGTTGAAATCGCGCTGACCTACATTTACGGCATCGGCCTGACCCGTGCCAAAGAAGTTCTGGCCCGCACCGGCATTAACGCCGACACGCGCGTGAAGAACCTCAGCGAAGCCGAGCAGAGCACCCTGCGCGAGGCCATCGAGAAGACCTACAAGGTCGAAGGTGACCTGCGCAGCGAAGTGGGCCAGAACATCAAGCGCCTGATGGACATCGGCGCCTACCGTGGCCTGCGCCACCGCCGTGGCCTGCCCGTGCGCGGCCAGCGCACCAAGACGAACGCCCGCACCCGCAAGGGCCCGCGCAAGACCGTCGCCGGTAAGAAAAAGGCCACGAGGAAGTAA
- the rpmJ gene encoding 50S ribosomal protein L36 → MKVRSSVKKMCDNCKVIRRHGRVLVICSNVKHKQRQG, encoded by the coding sequence ATGAAAGTTCGCAGCAGTGTCAAAAAGATGTGCGACAACTGCAAAGTGATCCGCCGCCATGGGCGCGTGCTGGTCATTTGCTCCAACGTCAAGCACAAGCAGAGGCAGGGTTAA
- the infA gene encoding translation initiation factor IF-1, translated as MPEQREKRKKEESDTVRAEGVVEEALPNTTFRVKLDTGHDILAYISGKMRIHYIRILPGDRVVLEISPYDTTRGRIVYRK; from the coding sequence ATGCCGGAACAGCGGGAAAAGCGTAAGAAGGAAGAGTCCGATACCGTGCGGGCCGAGGGCGTGGTGGAAGAGGCACTGCCGAACACCACCTTCCGCGTGAAACTCGATACGGGGCACGACATCCTGGCTTACATCAGCGGCAAAATGCGGATCCACTACATCCGTATTCTGCCGGGGGACCGCGTGGTTCTGGAGATCAGTCCGTACGACACAACGCGCGGGCGCATCGTCTACCGCAAGTAA
- a CDS encoding polysaccharide deacetylase family protein, whose product MARLPRLRPWPRAALSLGAAAALTLPAPAQAKPMVLVFHQVGTATGASLGISPDALRRRVETLRRLGYRFVTSSEAARAPTGERVAVIQFDDGFESVYQQAFPVLRELGVPGTTYVIWSRLDQPGSLTRAQVAELRAAGWEVGTHSHSHAALADLSPGGLRRELGPSAPDQADAVQCVAYPLNRHDARVRREATRQGLNCGVAGGPPPLTRADPMALPAPAITPWDDTLLPLRSRWGLDARAPLLAAGVLLPALDGLGRPHPMAAPPRTWNAAHYELLGNGLISAAWRGERDTRLAWREGRWSVNLAARRGVGPGQATYTGLGAALNLAPVTLAAGLDSGGPLVGGALALGGYGEVWARASRVGGEWYWAWGGTLIPADYVQVLAAQDRAGTQLGLRAALPWQSGEGRPLRLGMGYRWGEGAGPFAEIEYRVGSYSVAAEVSKGRRFGVRLTAVW is encoded by the coding sequence TTGGCCCGCCTGCCCCGCCTCCGCCCCTGGCCGCGCGCGGCGCTGTCTCTGGGCGCAGCGGCGGCACTGACCCTGCCAGCCCCGGCCCAGGCCAAGCCGATGGTGTTGGTGTTTCATCAGGTGGGCACGGCCACTGGGGCGTCGCTGGGCATCTCGCCGGACGCCCTGCGGCGGCGGGTGGAGACCCTGCGGCGACTGGGCTACCGCTTCGTGACCTCCAGCGAGGCCGCCCGCGCCCCGACTGGTGAGCGGGTGGCGGTCATTCAGTTTGACGACGGCTTTGAAAGCGTCTACCAGCAGGCCTTTCCGGTGCTGCGCGAGCTGGGCGTGCCCGGCACCACCTATGTGATCTGGTCGCGCCTGGACCAACCGGGCAGCCTCACGCGCGCCCAGGTGGCCGAACTGCGCGCGGCGGGCTGGGAAGTGGGCACCCACTCGCACTCGCACGCAGCGCTGGCGGACCTCAGCCCGGGGGGCCTGCGGCGGGAACTGGGGCCCAGCGCCCCGGATCAGGCGGACGCCGTGCAGTGCGTGGCCTATCCCCTCAACCGCCACGACGCCCGGGTGCGCCGGGAGGCCACGCGCCAGGGCCTGAACTGCGGGGTGGCCGGGGGGCCACCGCCCCTGACCCGCGCCGACCCCATGGCGCTGCCGGCCCCCGCCATCACCCCCTGGGACGACACCCTGCTGCCCCTGCGCAGCCGCTGGGGCCTGGATGCCCGCGCGCCGCTGCTGGCGGCTGGCGTGCTCCTCCCGGCGCTGGACGGTCTGGGCCGGCCGCATCCTATGGCCGCGCCGCCCCGCACCTGGAACGCGGCCCATTACGAGTTGCTGGGCAACGGCCTGATCAGCGCGGCGTGGCGCGGTGAGCGCGACACCCGGCTGGCGTGGCGCGAAGGGCGCTGGAGCGTGAACCTCGCCGCCCGCCGGGGGGTGGGCCCTGGGCAGGCCACCTACACCGGCCTGGGCGCGGCGCTGAACCTCGCGCCAGTCACTCTGGCGGCAGGTCTGGACTCGGGTGGACCTCTGGTCGGCGGCGCGCTGGCCCTGGGCGGTTACGGCGAGGTCTGGGCGCGGGCCAGCCGGGTGGGCGGCGAGTGGTACTGGGCCTGGGGCGGCACCCTCATTCCGGCCGATTACGTACAGGTGTTAGCGGCGCAGGACCGCGCCGGCACCCAGCTGGGCCTGCGCGCGGCGCTGCCCTGGCAGAGTGGCGAGGGCCGCCCACTGCGCCTGGGGATGGGCTACCGCTGGGGCGAAGGCGCGGGGCCTTTTGCCGAAATCGAGTACCGTGTGGGCAGCTATAGCGTGGCCGCTGAGGTCAGTAAGGGGCGCCGCTTCGGCGTACGCCTGACAGCGGTGTGGTAG
- a CDS encoding adenylate kinase gives MTQAKHNVVIFLGPPGAGKGTQAERLAQDKGLVKISTGDILRDHASRGTELGQQVRPILDAGQLVPDEILIALIRDKLADMEPVRVIFDGFPRTTAQAQALDVLLEELGAPVSAVPLLEVPDEVLIGRIVERGRQAAARGEAVRSDDTEEVARRRQDIYREQTQPLIDYYSARGHLYRVDGVGPMDEVYSRILSGMN, from the coding sequence GTGACTCAAGCCAAACACAACGTCGTGATCTTCCTGGGGCCGCCCGGCGCGGGCAAGGGCACCCAGGCAGAGCGGCTGGCGCAGGACAAGGGGCTCGTCAAGATCAGCACCGGGGACATTCTGCGTGACCACGCCTCGCGCGGCACCGAGCTGGGCCAGCAGGTGCGGCCCATTCTGGACGCGGGCCAGCTGGTGCCCGACGAGATTCTGATTGCCCTGATCCGCGACAAGCTGGCCGACATGGAGCCGGTGCGCGTGATCTTTGACGGCTTTCCCCGCACCACCGCCCAGGCGCAGGCCCTGGACGTGCTGCTGGAAGAACTGGGCGCCCCGGTGAGTGCCGTGCCGCTGCTGGAAGTGCCCGACGAGGTCCTGATTGGCCGCATCGTGGAGCGGGGGCGGCAGGCCGCGGCCCGGGGCGAGGCAGTGCGCAGCGACGACACCGAGGAAGTGGCCCGCCGCCGCCAGGACATCTACCGTGAGCAGACCCAGCCACTGATTGACTACTACTCGGCGCGCGGCCACCTGTACCGCGTGGACGGCGTGGGCCCTATGGACGAGGTCTACAGCCGCATCCTGTCCGGCATGAACTGA
- the secY gene encoding preprotein translocase subunit SecY, whose protein sequence is MLRAFRDAFRIPELRRKIVFTLLLLAVYRLGSSIPTPGVNGAALSNADSAGLLGLISMISGGNLSQFSIFALGVLPYITASIVIQLMTTTIPALEKLSKEGEEGRKKINQYTRYAAVGLGTIQAIFFASYINSNPSFIAVGWEPGLFTILVMVLTQIAGVAFTMWIGERITEVGVGNGISLIITAGIIAMYPGEITRTAELVRSDGGDGNWPLRLLAFVGVILVTIAGIVYVYQAERRVPVTYARARGGAAGQARGAGQATWLPIKVNQAGVIPVIFASAMLIIPNLIASATTERAPEVNAFIQTYLTFGQPLYIALEALLIFGFTYLYNSVQFDPKRIAEQLREAGGFIPGVRPGAPTAEFLGTISSRLSLWGAVFLVILTVMPQLVQRWTGISTFQFSGTGLLIIVGVALETLKQLEAQLTVRRYDGFISKGRIRGRMNRDN, encoded by the coding sequence ATGCTGCGCGCCTTCCGCGACGCATTCCGGATTCCGGAACTGAGGCGGAAGATTGTGTTCACCCTGCTGCTCCTCGCCGTATACCGGCTGGGGAGCAGCATTCCCACACCGGGGGTGAACGGCGCCGCGCTGAGTAACGCCGACTCGGCGGGGCTGCTGGGCCTGATCAGCATGATCTCGGGCGGCAATCTTTCGCAGTTCTCGATTTTCGCGCTGGGCGTGCTGCCGTACATCACGGCCAGCATCGTCATCCAGCTGATGACCACCACCATCCCGGCTCTGGAGAAACTCTCCAAGGAAGGAGAAGAGGGCCGCAAGAAGATCAACCAGTACACCCGCTACGCGGCGGTGGGGCTGGGGACCATTCAGGCGATCTTCTTCGCGTCGTATATCAACAGCAACCCCAGCTTCATTGCCGTGGGCTGGGAGCCCGGCCTGTTCACCATTCTGGTGATGGTGCTGACCCAGATTGCGGGTGTGGCCTTCACCATGTGGATCGGCGAGCGCATCACCGAAGTGGGCGTGGGCAACGGCATCTCGCTGATCATCACGGCCGGCATCATCGCCATGTACCCCGGCGAGATCACCCGGACGGCCGAACTGGTGCGCTCGGATGGCGGCGACGGCAACTGGCCGCTGCGCCTGCTGGCCTTTGTGGGCGTGATTCTGGTGACCATCGCGGGCATCGTGTACGTGTATCAGGCCGAGCGCCGGGTGCCCGTCACCTACGCCCGCGCCCGTGGCGGCGCGGCCGGGCAGGCACGCGGGGCCGGACAGGCCACATGGCTGCCCATCAAGGTGAACCAGGCCGGCGTGATTCCGGTGATCTTCGCCAGCGCCATGCTGATCATTCCCAACCTGATCGCCAGCGCAACCACCGAGCGCGCCCCTGAAGTCAATGCGTTTATCCAGACGTACCTGACCTTCGGGCAGCCGCTGTACATTGCCCTGGAAGCCCTGCTGATCTTTGGGTTCACGTACCTGTACAACAGCGTGCAGTTTGATCCCAAACGCATTGCCGAGCAGCTGCGCGAGGCTGGGGGCTTTATCCCCGGGGTCCGGCCCGGGGCGCCCACGGCTGAATTCCTGGGCACCATCAGCAGCCGCCTGAGTCTGTGGGGCGCGGTGTTTCTGGTCATCCTGACCGTGATGCCGCAGCTGGTTCAACGCTGGACGGGCATCAGCACATTCCAGTTCAGTGGCACGGGGCTTCTGATCATCGTGGGCGTGGCCCTCGAAACGCTGAAGCAACTCGAAGCCCAGTTGACCGTCAGGCGCTACGACGGCTTCATCTCCAAGGGCCGCATTCGTGGCCGCATGAACCGCGATAACTGA